A genomic stretch from Bosea sp. F3-2 includes:
- a CDS encoding putative quinol monooxygenase produces MSYVVIALTKVQPESRDDFVEKLKKHIELSRLEKGCLQFDVSISNEDQNEFVFFEQYVDEAAFLEHKSLERVKNHIASVSPFVEGGGWAKKLTKFSV; encoded by the coding sequence ATGTCCTACGTCGTCATCGCGCTCACTAAAGTTCAGCCGGAATCTCGCGACGATTTCGTTGAAAAGCTGAAAAAGCACATTGAGCTGTCTCGCCTTGAGAAAGGCTGCCTCCAGTTCGATGTCAGCATCAGCAACGAGGACCAGAACGAATTCGTCTTCTTCGAGCAATATGTCGATGAAGCAGCATTTCTGGAACACAAGTCCCTCGAACGCGTGAAGAATCACATCGCCTCGGTGTCTCCGTTCGTCGAGGGCGGAGGCTGGGCAAAGAAACTCACGAAATTCTCAGTTTAG
- a CDS encoding Gfo/Idh/MocA family oxidoreductase, with translation MTMLNAGIVGLGRWGRTLVRSVGRGASSERIVFQAGYTKTPARHAEFADEEGLQLFGDYEEMLASGQAGAVVIASPHSEHVEQIRAAAAAGLHVFVEKPMALDVASALAAITSTRAANVKLAVGFNRRFLPTYRRLHQIFREGRLGQLLHIEGNFSGPFGTQFSPDAWHANQSETPAGGMTLMGIHVLDAMIGIAGPIANVRARSKRQFLTIDIDDTTDTNLEFASGCTGYLSTMTATSRNWRLQLFGSKGWCEMRGYEQLVLKIDEDVKVYDFEPVDIERAELHAFADYVTADAEYPVPIEEVIAGIAALEAINRSCRENAEIDVE, from the coding sequence ATGACGATGCTGAACGCTGGAATTGTCGGCCTCGGACGGTGGGGGCGAACGCTCGTGCGCTCGGTCGGGCGAGGTGCGTCGAGCGAGCGAATAGTCTTCCAGGCGGGGTACACGAAGACGCCGGCTCGACATGCAGAATTCGCTGATGAGGAAGGGCTGCAGCTATTCGGCGATTACGAGGAGATGCTCGCATCCGGCCAGGCAGGCGCCGTCGTGATCGCATCGCCCCATAGCGAGCATGTGGAGCAGATCCGCGCGGCGGCCGCGGCCGGGCTTCATGTCTTTGTCGAGAAGCCGATGGCGCTCGATGTCGCCAGCGCCCTTGCTGCGATCACGTCGACACGGGCTGCGAACGTAAAACTGGCCGTCGGGTTCAATAGGCGCTTCCTGCCGACCTATCGGCGGCTCCATCAGATCTTCCGGGAGGGCCGCCTGGGACAGCTCCTGCATATCGAGGGGAACTTCTCGGGGCCTTTCGGAACCCAATTCTCACCCGATGCTTGGCACGCCAACCAATCCGAGACGCCTGCCGGCGGCATGACGCTGATGGGCATCCATGTGCTCGACGCGATGATCGGGATCGCGGGCCCGATTGCCAATGTCAGGGCTCGATCGAAAAGGCAATTTCTGACGATCGACATCGACGATACGACTGATACCAACTTGGAGTTCGCGTCCGGCTGCACCGGGTATCTCAGCACCATGACCGCGACCTCTCGGAATTGGCGGCTGCAGCTTTTCGGAAGCAAGGGCTGGTGCGAGATGCGCGGCTACGAGCAACTCGTGCTGAAGATCGATGAAGACGTCAAAGTCTACGATTTCGAACCTGTCGACATCGAGCGGGCAGAGCTTCACGCTTTCGCCGACTATGTAACGGCGGATGCCGAATATCCTGTTCCGATCGAAGAGGTGATCGCCGGCATCGCGGCCCTCGAGGCGATCAACCGCTCATGTCGGGAAAATGCGGAAATCGACGTCGAATAA
- a CDS encoding ABC transporter permease codes for MSSTVRHVGWVLRGNPVTAVATFGFACLVFLALFGPWVQPYDPIASNVTKALLPPSAEHWAGTDQLGRDILSRLIAAVRIDLAIAASAVALSFAAGVVIGSIAGYAGGRVDRVIGSVVDVLMAFPLFVMAMAMVAVLGNRIENIIIATAFINLPFYIRFARAEVNVRRNIGWVEAARACGDSHLDIILFSLIPNILPAMAVQISLNLGWAILNAAGLSFLGLGVTAPTAEWGIMVAEGARFILSGQWWLVAFPGAALMLTVLCFNLLGDGLRDILDPRMRT; via the coding sequence ATGAGCTCCACCGTCAGACATGTGGGCTGGGTGCTACGCGGCAACCCGGTCACCGCCGTCGCCACATTCGGCTTCGCCTGCCTCGTCTTCCTCGCGCTGTTCGGGCCGTGGGTTCAGCCCTACGATCCGATCGCCTCGAATGTCACGAAGGCTTTGCTGCCGCCATCCGCGGAGCACTGGGCCGGAACAGACCAGCTCGGCCGGGACATCCTGAGCCGCCTGATCGCAGCCGTGCGGATCGACCTGGCGATCGCCGCCTCGGCTGTCGCGCTGTCATTCGCGGCCGGGGTCGTGATCGGCAGCATCGCCGGCTATGCCGGAGGACGCGTCGACCGTGTCATCGGCAGCGTCGTCGATGTGTTGATGGCCTTCCCGCTTTTCGTGATGGCGATGGCGATGGTGGCGGTGCTCGGCAACCGGATCGAGAACATCATCATCGCCACGGCCTTCATCAACCTGCCATTCTACATCCGGTTCGCGCGTGCCGAGGTCAATGTGCGACGCAACATCGGCTGGGTGGAAGCCGCGCGCGCCTGCGGCGACAGCCATCTCGACATCATCCTGTTCTCGCTCATCCCGAACATCCTGCCCGCCATGGCGGTCCAGATTTCCCTCAATCTCGGCTGGGCGATCCTGAACGCGGCGGGGCTCTCCTTCCTCGGCCTCGGCGTAACGGCGCCGACGGCAGAATGGGGAATCATGGTTGCCGAGGGTGCGCGCTTTATTCTCTCCGGCCAGTGGTGGCTGGTGGCTTTCCCTGGCGCAGCACTGATGCTGACGGTCCTCTGCTTCAATCTCCTGGGAGATGGTCTGCGGGACATCCTCGATCCTCGGATGCGCACATGA
- a CDS encoding GMC family oxidoreductase gives MNSFPLYDVVIIGSGLGASIMANRLGRSGASVLILERGEWLSFGATPHEIFVQQKYLANEMWGEKGSTPFRPYTYYNVGGNTKFFGAVMARFREKDFEATEQFGGLSPEWPFRYEVIEPYYTEAERIFRVMGQEGEDPTEPWRSSPFPLAKNKDEPSILAARQRLEKTGLSTFTTPLCVDIRKWSEASPDGTWESVPNRDPAKADAENCFLADALQLPNVTLVTGATVRRLLLDESGKSIRAVEFLHNGTAETVQAKQFVLAAGAVNSAAILLRSADGKAPHGVANKSGQVGRNLMVHHCTAIVAVDPFTRNDAIYQKTISSNDYYFADVAAPRGAGHLQALGKITPIKIRAFAKWAPEFALRLLSSRSIDWFAVSEDLPTPESGILVDGMSITLEWRRPNETLHKRFVSTVSQHLREAGYPIILTSVRDTRNPTHQCGTVRMGWDPASAPLDEYCQSFDHPNLWVVDGSFLPSSTATNPALTIAAQALRSADRFLQLAK, from the coding sequence ATGAACAGCTTTCCACTTTACGACGTTGTCATAATCGGCTCGGGCCTCGGCGCGTCCATCATGGCCAATAGGTTGGGAAGGTCAGGCGCATCCGTTCTCATCCTGGAGCGCGGCGAATGGCTTAGCTTCGGCGCGACACCGCACGAAATCTTCGTTCAGCAAAAATATCTGGCCAATGAAATGTGGGGAGAGAAGGGATCGACACCGTTCAGGCCCTACACATACTACAATGTCGGTGGAAATACGAAATTCTTTGGCGCCGTCATGGCGCGCTTCCGCGAGAAGGACTTCGAAGCGACGGAACAGTTCGGAGGACTTTCGCCGGAGTGGCCGTTCCGATACGAGGTAATCGAACCCTATTACACGGAAGCGGAACGAATCTTCCGTGTGATGGGACAGGAAGGCGAGGACCCTACCGAGCCGTGGCGCAGTTCGCCGTTCCCGCTCGCCAAAAACAAGGATGAACCCAGCATATTGGCTGCCCGCCAAAGGCTGGAGAAAACGGGGTTGTCAACCTTCACCACCCCGCTCTGCGTCGACATTAGGAAATGGAGTGAGGCATCACCGGACGGAACCTGGGAGAGCGTGCCGAACCGTGACCCGGCGAAGGCGGATGCGGAGAATTGCTTCCTGGCCGACGCTTTGCAGCTTCCCAACGTTACGCTGGTGACCGGAGCGACCGTTCGACGGCTGCTGCTTGACGAATCCGGCAAATCCATTCGCGCCGTCGAATTCCTCCACAACGGCACCGCCGAGACGGTGCAAGCCAAACAGTTCGTCCTTGCAGCCGGCGCGGTGAATTCGGCCGCGATTCTGCTTCGTTCCGCAGACGGAAAGGCTCCGCACGGGGTAGCTAACAAATCCGGCCAGGTCGGGCGCAATCTGATGGTGCATCACTGCACGGCGATCGTTGCAGTGGATCCGTTCACGCGCAACGACGCGATTTACCAGAAAACCATCTCATCCAACGACTACTATTTCGCCGATGTCGCTGCGCCACGAGGAGCCGGGCATCTTCAAGCTCTCGGTAAGATCACGCCCATCAAGATCCGGGCTTTCGCAAAATGGGCTCCAGAATTTGCGCTCCGCCTGCTCTCCTCGCGGTCGATCGACTGGTTCGCCGTGAGTGAAGACCTGCCGACCCCGGAAAGTGGCATTCTTGTCGACGGCATGTCGATCACCCTCGAATGGCGGCGACCGAACGAAACTCTACACAAGAGGTTCGTGTCGACGGTATCGCAACACCTTCGGGAAGCAGGCTACCCGATCATCCTCACCTCCGTGCGCGACACTCGCAATCCAACCCATCAATGCGGGACGGTGCGCATGGGCTGGGATCCGGCGTCGGCGCCTCTCGACGAATACTGCCAGAGCTTCGACCACCCAAACTTGTGGGTCGTGGACGGAAGCTTCCTGCCGAGCTCAACGGCGACGAATCCGGCCCTGACGATTGCGGCCCAGGCTTTGCGGTCGGCCGACCGTTTCCTTCAACTGGCAAAGTGA
- a CDS encoding ABC transporter ATP-binding protein, whose product MNNDHLLKVSDLRVEFSTRNGTVEAVKNVSLALKAGGTLGIVGESGSGKSVTAYAITRLLDRAGKIASGRIEFDGRDLRALSEFEMQHLRGSAISMVFQNARGALNPIRTVGQQLNDALSAHTSLSKEARHQRVLSLLRDVMLTDVERVLASYPHELSGGMCQRVMIALGIACEPKLLIADEATTGLDVTTQKVVMDLLAQIAAKRGMGVILITHDLGLAAQYCDSITVMQRGEVVEAAAVEEVFLSPKHPYTRRLVAASPTATSTIDSLVIEDDGTPPEAATVHVLPRNSTPLLQVTNLIKDYHGFKAVNDVSFELKQGESIGLVGESGSGKSTISRLVTRLIDQTDGQLLFRGEDIGRISSSNFNAHPLRKEIQIVFQDPHESLNPRYTAFDCIAHPLLKLEKAVDRAQAKQRVEQCADRVGLPRELLSRFPHQLSGGQKARVGIARAIITRPKLLVLDEPTAALDVSVQAIVLKLLDRLRKEEGLAFLFVSHDLNVVRMLCERIVVLKKGEVVEQAEAKALFNAPQSGYTRSLLDAIPSFRNELSASPAGPDQKASLASL is encoded by the coding sequence ATGAACAACGATCATCTTCTCAAAGTCAGCGATCTCCGAGTCGAGTTCTCAACGCGGAACGGAACCGTCGAGGCCGTCAAGAACGTCTCGCTCGCCCTGAAAGCCGGCGGCACGCTGGGCATCGTCGGAGAAAGCGGCTCGGGCAAATCTGTCACCGCCTATGCCATCACGCGGCTCCTCGATCGCGCGGGAAAAATCGCCTCCGGCCGGATCGAGTTCGACGGTCGCGACCTGCGTGCCCTGAGCGAGTTCGAGATGCAGCACCTTCGCGGATCTGCGATCTCGATGGTGTTCCAGAATGCCCGCGGCGCGCTGAATCCGATCAGGACAGTCGGCCAACAGCTCAACGACGCCCTCTCCGCCCATACCAGTCTGAGCAAGGAAGCCCGGCACCAGCGGGTGCTGTCCCTGCTCCGAGACGTAATGTTGACGGATGTCGAGCGCGTTCTCGCATCCTACCCTCATGAACTGTCCGGCGGCATGTGCCAGCGCGTAATGATCGCTCTGGGCATTGCGTGCGAACCCAAATTATTGATCGCGGACGAAGCGACAACGGGGCTGGACGTGACGACGCAGAAGGTCGTCATGGACCTGCTGGCGCAAATCGCGGCCAAACGCGGCATGGGGGTCATCCTGATCACCCACGATCTGGGACTGGCGGCGCAATATTGCGACTCCATCACGGTGATGCAGCGCGGCGAGGTCGTGGAAGCAGCAGCGGTAGAGGAAGTCTTCCTTTCCCCCAAGCACCCTTACACGCGTCGTCTCGTCGCCGCCTCGCCGACCGCGACATCGACGATCGACAGCCTCGTTATCGAGGATGACGGCACGCCGCCCGAGGCAGCGACCGTCCACGTGCTTCCCCGCAACTCGACCCCGCTCCTCCAGGTGACGAACCTGATCAAGGATTACCATGGGTTCAAGGCGGTCAACGACGTCTCCTTCGAGCTGAAGCAGGGCGAGAGCATCGGGCTCGTCGGAGAGTCAGGGTCCGGCAAGAGCACGATCTCGCGCCTTGTCACGCGCCTGATCGACCAGACGGACGGTCAGCTGCTGTTCAGGGGCGAGGACATCGGCAGGATTTCGTCTTCCAACTTCAATGCGCATCCGCTGCGCAAGGAAATCCAGATCGTCTTTCAGGATCCGCATGAAAGCCTGAATCCGCGTTACACCGCGTTCGACTGCATCGCGCATCCCCTTCTGAAGCTGGAAAAAGCCGTTGACCGGGCCCAGGCGAAACAGCGAGTGGAGCAGTGCGCCGATCGTGTCGGGCTTCCGCGAGAGCTGCTCTCCCGGTTTCCGCACCAGCTTTCCGGTGGGCAAAAGGCACGCGTCGGCATCGCCCGCGCCATCATCACCAGACCGAAACTTCTCGTGCTCGACGAGCCGACTGCCGCGCTGGACGTCTCGGTTCAGGCGATCGTGCTCAAATTGCTGGACCGGCTCCGCAAGGAAGAAGGCCTGGCCTTCCTGTTCGTCAGCCATGACCTCAATGTGGTCAGAATGCTCTGCGAGCGGATCGTCGTGCTGAAGAAGGGCGAGGTCGTTGAGCAGGCCGAGGCGAAGGCGCTCTTCAATGCTCCCCAATCGGGCTATACTCGCAGCCTGCTGGATGCGATCCCCTCATTTCGGAACGAGCTTTCGGCATCACCGGCTGGACCCGACCAGAAGGCGTCGCTCGCCTCGCTATAG
- a CDS encoding GMC family oxidoreductase N-terminal domain-containing protein has product MQSSYDYIVVGSGSSGSVVAARLSEDPSCTVLLLEAGGSDKSLKVVMPALGQSTMYGDPSFDWRVTAEPDWTRVGQKDYMPKGKLLGGTSSINAMCFLRGSAEDFDAWAALGNRGWDYASVLPYFRRLETYEVGESQARGASGPQPVGALRSRHPMSDIFVKACVNHGAPFLDDVNGGSYEGVGFAQVSQRRGQRFSAARSFLWPASKRPNLRIQLNSLAQRVLFEGRKAVGVEVIRNNRPESVLARKGIVLSSGVFGTPQILMLSGIGPAEMLRQHGIDVLIDAPGVGQNLQDHAGTRHVAWVDIKTFNMIRGPFQKLMAGLEWLVYGTGPASSPMTQAVLAKKLDSGDDRSRFSVLFTPGGYELHAGGTRFLDKPAVTAIINVHRPHSSGHVELRSSDCRDQLKIQPNLFGDERDVATLMKGHRAIREVFDTEPLRSHVLGEYRPGVAIRSDDELGAYIKETAKGIFHTAGTARMGSVVDDRLRVNGVAGLFVADASVMPFVVSSNLNATCMMIGERLAEWLASGAR; this is encoded by the coding sequence ATGCAATCGAGTTACGACTACATCGTCGTGGGCTCCGGGTCGTCCGGAAGCGTCGTCGCCGCCAGGTTGTCGGAGGATCCGTCATGCACCGTCCTGCTTTTGGAAGCCGGCGGCTCGGACAAGTCTCTGAAGGTCGTGATGCCGGCGCTGGGGCAGAGTACCATGTATGGCGATCCCTCATTCGACTGGCGGGTCACGGCTGAGCCGGATTGGACCCGGGTCGGCCAGAAGGACTACATGCCCAAGGGGAAACTCCTCGGTGGCACGAGCTCGATCAATGCCATGTGTTTTCTGCGCGGGAGCGCCGAGGACTTCGACGCTTGGGCGGCCTTGGGCAATCGGGGCTGGGACTATGCCAGCGTCCTGCCGTATTTTCGTCGATTGGAGACCTATGAGGTCGGTGAAAGCCAGGCGCGCGGTGCGTCCGGTCCTCAGCCGGTTGGTGCGCTCCGCAGCCGGCATCCGATGTCGGATATTTTCGTCAAGGCCTGTGTCAATCACGGGGCGCCTTTCCTCGATGACGTGAATGGCGGCAGCTATGAAGGCGTCGGCTTCGCGCAGGTTTCACAGCGAAGGGGGCAGCGCTTCAGCGCGGCACGGTCATTCCTCTGGCCTGCATCGAAGCGACCGAACCTGCGGATACAGCTCAATTCGCTCGCGCAGCGCGTCCTGTTCGAAGGGCGCAAGGCAGTCGGTGTCGAGGTGATCCGGAACAATCGGCCAGAGTCAGTCCTGGCGCGAAAAGGAATCGTTCTGAGCAGCGGCGTTTTCGGGACCCCTCAGATCCTGATGCTATCAGGCATCGGCCCGGCGGAAATGCTGCGCCAGCACGGGATCGATGTGCTGATCGACGCTCCCGGGGTCGGGCAGAACCTCCAGGATCATGCGGGTACGCGGCATGTAGCATGGGTCGACATCAAAACCTTCAACATGATCAGGGGGCCGTTCCAGAAGTTGATGGCGGGGCTGGAATGGCTCGTCTACGGGACAGGGCCGGCCTCCAGTCCGATGACGCAAGCCGTCCTCGCCAAAAAGCTGGACAGCGGCGACGACAGATCGCGTTTCTCGGTGCTGTTCACGCCCGGCGGCTATGAGCTGCACGCCGGCGGCACGCGTTTTCTCGACAAGCCGGCCGTCACGGCCATCATCAACGTCCACCGTCCTCATTCGTCGGGTCATGTCGAGCTCCGATCGTCGGATTGCCGCGACCAACTGAAGATTCAGCCCAACCTCTTCGGCGACGAACGGGACGTGGCAACGCTGATGAAGGGGCATCGCGCCATCCGTGAGGTTTTCGACACGGAGCCGCTCCGCAGTCACGTCTTGGGTGAGTATCGGCCCGGAGTGGCCATCCGCAGCGATGATGAGCTTGGAGCCTATATCAAGGAAACGGCGAAGGGCATTTTCCACACGGCGGGAACCGCGAGAATGGGTTCCGTGGTCGACGACAGATTACGTGTCAACGGCGTCGCCGGGCTGTTCGTAGCCGACGCTTCGGTCATGCCCTTTGTCGTGAGCTCGAACCTCAACGCGACCTGCATGATGATCGGGGAGCGACTTGCGGAATGGCTCGCGAGCGGGGCGCGCTGA
- a CDS encoding ABC transporter substrate-binding protein: MNVYDRLASFGKKDVPGGSVFDMDTIRGELAEKIDRSADGLTYTFHIRQGATWHDGTPVEAEDIKWSLDRAVSAASNSKAQMNNGSMTSPDQFKVVGERQVEIKTERPDRLTLATFCVPYIPMFNSKLAKQHATSDDPWAINWLKENTAGGGAYVVESNRPGQQVVLRRNEKWKNGPDGALPFFQRVIVQTIPDISARASLLERGDADLTLDAAASDIPGLEQRGRVQVVAVPQSNAWQSIALNTLAAPFDDVKLRQAVAAALPYEDMFNAALFGRGQRLFGADWTQPPRNVIPQPMPFRHNLDKAKKLLSESGHASGLKTSFSFPASASATAEPMAALIKESLAKIGIEVAVQKLPDAQMATAVSERRLPMFFDFFTAWLPTSEYVTRIFLTATTRWNPSGWNDAIATKLGDDARYETDKAKYDAMIGQVIERYLAATPVVMLWHPNHDAVVAKNIKGYTYWFHRGADYRDLKRV, translated from the coding sequence GAAAAAGGATGTGCCGGGCGGGTCCGTATTCGACATGGACACCATTCGCGGCGAGCTCGCAGAGAAGATTGATCGTTCGGCGGATGGCCTGACCTACACTTTCCACATTCGGCAGGGCGCCACATGGCATGACGGAACGCCGGTGGAGGCCGAGGACATCAAATGGTCCCTCGACCGCGCCGTCAGCGCAGCCAGCAACTCGAAGGCGCAAATGAACAACGGCTCGATGACGAGCCCGGATCAGTTCAAGGTCGTTGGCGAGCGGCAGGTCGAGATCAAGACCGAGCGGCCGGACCGGCTCACGCTGGCGACGTTCTGCGTTCCTTACATTCCGATGTTCAACAGCAAGCTCGCGAAGCAGCACGCGACGTCGGACGATCCATGGGCCATCAATTGGCTCAAGGAGAACACGGCCGGCGGCGGCGCGTACGTGGTCGAGAGCAATCGTCCCGGTCAGCAGGTTGTCCTGCGCCGAAATGAAAAGTGGAAGAATGGCCCCGACGGCGCCCTACCCTTCTTCCAGCGCGTCATCGTGCAGACGATCCCTGACATTTCGGCACGGGCGAGCCTTCTGGAACGCGGCGACGCCGATCTGACGCTCGATGCCGCCGCCAGCGACATCCCTGGGCTCGAGCAGCGCGGGCGCGTGCAGGTCGTCGCAGTGCCGCAATCCAATGCGTGGCAGTCGATCGCCTTGAACACGCTGGCGGCGCCGTTCGACGACGTGAAGCTGCGCCAGGCCGTGGCCGCAGCGCTTCCCTACGAGGACATGTTCAACGCCGCCCTTTTCGGCCGCGGCCAGCGACTCTTTGGAGCCGACTGGACCCAGCCGCCGCGGAACGTGATCCCGCAGCCCATGCCGTTCCGCCATAATCTCGACAAGGCCAAGAAGCTGCTAAGCGAGAGCGGCCACGCGAGCGGTCTCAAGACCAGCTTCTCCTTCCCCGCCAGCGCCTCCGCCACGGCCGAGCCGATGGCAGCCCTGATCAAGGAAAGCCTCGCCAAGATCGGCATCGAGGTCGCGGTGCAGAAGCTTCCCGATGCGCAGATGGCGACAGCGGTGTCGGAGCGCCGGCTGCCGATGTTCTTCGACTTTTTCACCGCGTGGTTGCCGACGTCCGAATATGTGACGCGAATCTTCCTGACCGCGACCACGCGCTGGAATCCGAGCGGCTGGAACGATGCGATCGCCACCAAACTCGGCGACGACGCGCGCTATGAGACCGACAAGGCCAAATACGATGCGATGATCGGCCAAGTCATCGAGCGCTACCTCGCCGCGACCCCGGTCGTCATGCTCTGGCATCCGAACCACGACGCCGTCGTCGCGAAGAATATCAAGGGCTACACTTACTGGTTCCATCGCGGGGCGGACTATCGGGATCTGAAGCGGGTTTGA
- a CDS encoding threonine/serine dehydratase — protein MTASIATNRTASFIDPEQIIEAYDRISREVVRTPLLRSDRLDKLLNATVFVKAENLQSTGSFKFRGALNRVSTLTEAERAGGIVAWSSGNHALAISAVAARKGIAATILMPADAPLAKIEGARGFGATVRLYDRATENREALGQAIADATGAVIIPPYDDPAIIAGQGTVAIELIEQVHEACQKLDLLAVSCSGGGLTAGCALALQRSSPATRLYCIEPEGFDDTARSLAAGSRVTNAPGRTTLCDALQVPTPGELTFPINRQYLSGAVTVSDGEVRKAIRVCYDLLKLVVEPGGVAPLAAALAGKLDLAGKTVALVLSGGNVDAERFSECIAPA, from the coding sequence ATGACCGCATCAATTGCGACGAACCGGACAGCAAGCTTTATCGATCCGGAGCAGATTATCGAGGCTTACGATCGGATTAGCCGGGAGGTCGTTCGAACTCCTCTTCTCCGCAGCGACAGGCTCGACAAGCTTCTCAACGCGACTGTGTTCGTCAAAGCAGAAAACTTGCAGTCAACCGGCTCCTTCAAATTCCGGGGCGCACTCAACCGGGTTTCAACCCTGACGGAGGCCGAACGGGCCGGCGGTATCGTCGCCTGGTCATCGGGCAACCATGCGCTCGCGATCTCAGCGGTGGCCGCACGCAAAGGCATAGCCGCGACGATACTGATGCCCGCAGATGCTCCCCTGGCGAAAATCGAGGGGGCGCGCGGGTTTGGCGCTACCGTTCGGCTCTACGATCGGGCCACGGAGAACCGGGAAGCGCTCGGTCAGGCGATCGCGGACGCGACAGGCGCAGTAATTATCCCACCCTATGACGACCCGGCGATCATTGCGGGCCAGGGCACGGTTGCGATCGAGCTCATCGAGCAGGTCCATGAGGCCTGCCAGAAACTCGACTTGCTGGCTGTGAGTTGCAGCGGCGGCGGGCTGACCGCAGGGTGTGCGCTGGCCTTGCAGCGCTCGTCCCCGGCAACCCGCCTGTATTGCATCGAACCGGAAGGGTTTGACGATACAGCGCGCTCGCTTGCCGCTGGGTCGCGGGTGACCAACGCCCCAGGCCGGACCACCCTCTGCGATGCGCTGCAGGTCCCCACGCCCGGAGAACTCACCTTCCCTATCAACCGACAATACCTCAGCGGTGCTGTGACCGTCAGCGACGGCGAGGTCCGCAAAGCAATAAGGGTGTGCTACGATCTGCTGAAGCTCGTCGTCGAGCCGGGAGGTGTCGCGCCCCTGGCAGCGGCGCTCGCCGGCAAGCTGGATCTTGCCGGCAAAACCGTTGCTCTCGTCCTGTCCGGCGGGAATGTCGATGCGGAACGGTTTTCGGAGTGCATCGCACCAGCGTGA
- a CDS encoding ABC transporter permease gives MRVIVNIAARVGNRLLASLPALFGVLVFTFLLMRVLPGDPAVFFSSDPNAGPAEIEQLRKAMGLDKPLPVQLTYYLRDVATGHLGKSMSTGQTVVADLVERLPASLELTFIALVLALSLALPLGVVAALRPGSALDHVVRFVSSLGVCAPTFVAGLLLIYVFYVVLGWAPDPTGRIGAFDAPPPGITGLLLIDYLVVGDFASWRSALAQLILPATTMALFVLAPLARMTRASMLAALGSDFIRTARALGLSRWKVIVSYGLRNALLPVITITGVVFSTMLGANVLVEKVFAWPGVGSYALDALLSSDFAPVQGFVLLMATIFVMVNLLIDTLYGVADPRVSIR, from the coding sequence ATGAGGGTCATCGTCAACATTGCAGCGAGGGTCGGAAATCGCCTCCTCGCTTCGTTGCCAGCTCTGTTTGGAGTGCTGGTGTTCACCTTCCTGCTCATGCGCGTTCTTCCCGGTGACCCAGCCGTGTTCTTCTCCTCCGACCCGAATGCCGGGCCGGCGGAGATCGAGCAGCTTCGCAAGGCGATGGGGCTCGATAAGCCACTGCCGGTCCAACTCACCTACTATTTGCGTGATGTCGCAACGGGCCATCTTGGCAAATCGATGTCGACTGGTCAGACGGTCGTGGCCGACCTAGTCGAGCGGCTGCCTGCGTCCTTGGAGCTGACCTTCATCGCGCTGGTGCTGGCCCTGTCGCTGGCGCTGCCGTTGGGGGTCGTCGCCGCTCTCAGGCCGGGCTCGGCGCTCGATCATGTTGTTCGGTTCGTCTCTTCGTTGGGTGTCTGCGCGCCCACCTTCGTGGCGGGGCTGCTGCTGATCTACGTCTTCTACGTGGTGCTCGGTTGGGCCCCTGATCCGACCGGCCGGATCGGTGCCTTCGATGCCCCACCGCCCGGCATCACGGGATTGCTGCTGATCGACTATCTGGTTGTCGGCGACTTCGCGAGCTGGCGGTCCGCGTTGGCGCAGCTCATCCTGCCCGCGACGACAATGGCGCTCTTCGTCCTGGCCCCCTTGGCGAGAATGACCCGCGCCTCGATGCTCGCCGCACTGGGCAGCGATTTCATCAGGACGGCGAGAGCGCTCGGCCTGTCGCGCTGGAAGGTGATCGTGAGCTATGGCCTGCGTAACGCGCTGCTTCCGGTGATCACCATCACAGGTGTCGTCTTCTCGACCATGCTGGGCGCCAACGTTCTCGTGGAGAAGGTCTTCGCCTGGCCCGGTGTCGGCTCCTACGCGCTCGATGCCCTTCTCTCGTCCGACTTCGCACCCGTCCAAGGTTTCGTTCTGTTGATGGCCACCATTTTTGTTATGGTGAACCTGCTGATCGACACCCTGTACGGCGTTGCAGATCCGAGGGTTTCGATCCGATGA